GGGTTTGGAATACGCAAGGCACGCTTTTCAACATCCATACTTTGAGACTTGCATACTTCTGACTTGCCAAGAAGAAATCTTGAGCTTTCAGATCGACCAAAATCATACTTATCCACAAGAAGTTCACGCTTCTCCCTGATTGTCTCATCCTTATTACAGGAGATTGCCTCATCTGTTGCTTCAGGCAGGCAGATAAAGGTATCAGATTGGCGCCTCTTCACAATGCTAAACTCCTGAGCACATCCTTTTGGTCCACCTAGTGAGTGCCTGCGTGTCGGGCTTCTGCATTCTGCAGCTTCAATCCATGCTCTGTCAAGAAGGGCCTCCTTTTTAGATGCTTCACAATTCTTATCATTCTGAGACCATTGTTTGATACGCTCAGCAATGCTGAACTTCTTGTGATCAGAACTGTTCTGATCAAGTCTTGCATCACCATCACAATCATCAACATGACAAGCCATTTCATCATTATAATCTGCATCTGTCATTGCTCTAGCTGCTTGATCTGAGTTACTGAGCTCATGACGTAGACAAGAATTGATCCACCGAAGATAGGCAAGCTCCTCAACTTCAGTTAGCCGACTCATTTGCAGACCCTCAACCTGCTTGCTCAAGTTTGCATTTGTGTGCCGCAATAATGAAGCCTCAGCTTGAACCTTTGCAACTATCTCACTCTGGTGACAATAAGCATGGTATAGAAAAGGTTAGCTGTAAACAAACTACGACTCAACCCACctgaaaaataatttagtttAAGTAATGTTACCTCGGCATTCTTTTCAATGACAGCCAATTTGGACTCTGCTGAAGAGAGTTTAATTGCGAGGTTTCGTTTCTGAAATTGAAGCTCTTTGTTTAAACGTCGCAGTTCAACAACTTCAATCTCCAAGTTTTCTGAAGAAGATGCATTGCCCCCATCCATACTAGAAACCCGATTGCCATGCCCATCCAACCTTGCATTTTCTTCATGCTGCTCTACCATACAAGATAGAGCTGATAGCTGTTCAGAAAGGCTTGTTTTCTCAACTTCTAGTGAAGTTTTAAGTCGCACAAGCCTGTCAATTTCATTCTTCCTTGAATCAAGATCCTTTTCAAGTTCCGAAACTCTAGGATTTTCTCTGCATTGCCGCAACTCTGACTGTAATGCTAGTTCCCTTTCCTTTGACTCACGTAGTTGTTCCCTGAGATGATCCAACTCAAGAAAAAGATCATGAGATGCTGGGGACCTGATGCCATGGCAATCAAAGACATGGGGGTGAACCTGAGCACCAGCAGGTGAACAAGGGAAATCTCCCATAAGAGATCTCTTAACCCTAGAATGATATGGAATCTGTTGGTTGCTGGTGTTAACATTTTCCACACTTGCAAGAGGTGGCTTCTTGCTTGCAGCAGCTGCTGTCTTCTTGGTCTTTTTGTCAGCTGTGAACCCTTTGACAATTTGGGAACCCCAAGAGGATCCAAATTTTGGCTTGAGCACATTTATATTGCTTTTGGAGTCAACCCTTGATCTGCATGGCTTTGTTTGGTTGTCAAACATAATATCTTCTTTCATCTTGTAGCGATTTTGCCTGACCCAGAACACTAAC
The Oryza glaberrima chromosome 8, OglaRS2, whole genome shotgun sequence DNA segment above includes these coding regions:
- the LOC127781915 gene encoding protein CHUP1, chloroplastic-like, giving the protein MKEDIMFDNQTKPCRSRVDSKSNINVLKPKFGSSWGSQIVKGFTADKKTKKTAAAASKKPPLASVENVNTSNQQIPYHSRVKRSLMGDFPCSPAGAQVHPHVFDCHGIRSPASHDLFLELDHLREQLRESKERELALQSELRQCRENPRVSELEKDLDSRKNEIDRLVRLKTSLEVEKTSLSEQLSALSCMVEQHEENARLDGHGNRVSSMDGGNASSSENLEIEVVELRRLNKELQFQKRNLAIKLSSAESKLAVIEKNAESEIVAKVQAEASLLRHTNANLSKQVEGLQMSRLTEVEELAYLRWINSCLRHELSNSDQAARAMTDADYNDEMACHVDDCDGDARLDQNSSDHKKFSIAERIKQWSQNDKNCEASKKEALLDRAWIEAAECRSPTRRHSLGGPKGCAQEFSIVKRRQSDTFICLPEATDEAISCNKDETIREKRELLVDKYDFGRSESSRFLLGKSEVCKSQSMDVEKRALRIPNPPPRPSVSVPHSGPSNGSAANPPKPPPPPPPPKFSTRNAGVMKRAPQVAELYHSLMRRDSKKDTSGSGICETANSANVRSSMIGEIENRSSHLQAIKADVETQGEFVKSLIKEVTNAAYKDIEDVVAFVKWLDDELGFLVDERAVLKHFDWPERKADTLREAAFGYQDLKKLESEVSNYKDDPRLPCDIALKKMVTISEKTERSVYNLLRTRDATMRQCKEFNIPTDWMLDNNLIGKIKFSSVKLAKMYMKRVAMELQYMGPLNKDPALEYMLLQAVRFAFRMHQFAGGFDPETMDAFEELRNLVHVRNSTQ